One genomic window of Cottoperca gobio chromosome 10, fCotGob3.1, whole genome shotgun sequence includes the following:
- the LOC115014781 gene encoding LOW QUALITY PROTEIN: protocadherin gamma-C3-like (The sequence of the model RefSeq protein was modified relative to this genomic sequence to represent the inferred CDS: inserted 1 base in 1 codon) has translation MFIRQQEYVWIHIVVFLCLCDCSASQLSYSISEEVNKGSRSGNIAKDLNLNVQDLETRDLRIVSSYSKTYFDVNLRTGNLFVDERINREELCPNTAQCSLRIQAFXSNPMNVYRIEISLLDINDNSPEFIEQSYSLNISESMSPGERYLLPIAEDADIGSNSVKSYKLSQNEYFSLDVQSAGEHGVSAELVLQKALDREKKSVIKLILTAVDGGKPARSGSLQIHVNVLDVNDNIPVFSKSLYKVRVLENAAHGTMIIKLNATDLDEGMNSKILYSFIKRGNTDPSNMFDLNSETGEITVKGTLDYEETPAYEVRVQAKDQGTSPRSAHAKLLIEIIDVNDNSPEISVTSLHDSGKRRCRIGHNRCFSDSE, from the exons ATGTTTATTCGACAACAGGAATACGTCTGGATTcacattgttgtgtttctttgtctttgtgactGCTCTGCTTCGCAGTTATCCTACTCGATTTCCGAGGAGGTGAACAAAGGCAGTCGTAGTGGGAATATCGCAAAGGATTTAAACCTCAATGTACAGGACCTAGAAACCAGGGATCTACGTATTGTTTCGAGTTACAGTAAGACATATTTTGACGTGAATTTGCGGACCGGAAACCTGTTTGTTGACGAGAGAATAAACCGAGAGGAGCTTTGTCCGAACACGGCACAATGCTCCCTGAGAATACAGGCGT TAAGCAATCCAATGAATGTATATCGCATTGAGATCAGTCTTTTAGATATAAATGATAACTCGCCCGAATTTATTGAACAGTCTTATTCCTTAAACATATCCGAATCAATGTCACCGGGAGAACGATATCTTCTCCCAATAGCAGAGGACGCAGACATAGGCAGTAACTCAGTGAAGAGCTACAAGCTGAGCCAAAATGAATATTTCTCGCTTGATGTGCAGAGCGCTGGAGAACACGGTGTGTCCGCTGAGTTAGTGCTGCAGAAAGCTTTAGACCGAGAGAAAAAGTCAGTGATCAAACTTATCTTGACCGCTGTAGATGGAGGTAAACCTGCTAGATCGGGGTCATTACAAATACATGTTAATGTCTTAGATGTGAATGATAATATTCCAGTTTTTAGCAAATCGCTTTATAAAGTGCGTGTACTTGAAAATGCTGCACACGGAACAATGATAATTAAGCTCAATGCAACGGATTTAGACGAAGGCATGAACAGTAAGATCCTGTATTCCTTCATCAAACGAGGAAATACTGATCCATCAAATATGTTCGATCTAAATTCAGAAACAGGAGAAATCACTGTGAAGGGAACATTAGATTATGAAGAGACTCCTGCTTATGAAGTTAGAGTTCAAGCAAAGGATCAAGGCACCTCTCCTCGTAGTGCACACGCTAAACTGCTGATAGAGATAATTGATGTGAATGACAATTCCCCCGAAATATCTGTGACGTCACTTCATGACTCCGGTAAAAGAAGATGCAGAATTGGGCACAATCGTTGCTTTAGTGACAGTGAGTGA